In Stieleria varia, one genomic interval encodes:
- a CDS encoding sugar-transfer associated ATP-grasp domain-containing protein, producing MSNSEFDLDVDRGNTALNFLPWIRQAQQSGKGLGGMVMEIMRLRRGQGKLQPDEYFMYGMYDDARFTAESRKTFLGQDNLLVPSPWAKIAGDKPTLTTLLTGMGLPVPETQAIVHPFRTFANAFALRNPADVANFLRKDARYPIFGKPFDSVCSMGTAKIDRYDAEHDAVIVSGDKVVPVDAFAKKINELGLAYLFQTLMLPHPEIAKLIGPCVSSVRMFVISDRDGAALFRAAWKIPASVNHADNFWRVGNILAGVDIETGKILRTVVRTEDGTEPIAAHPITDAVFDGMVFPEWDAMKHLVMQAAINLPHCHFQGWDVALTDRGPILVELEGDGGNPIMEQLCFDTGLLQGRYLKVVEEYNEREKQSQKRNRSRDAAALRKSVAALAVPFETRRTNVDSNEDASSELDDSTVKTTSAPIVIPTGTSIPTDSNVTV from the coding sequence ATGTCTAACAGCGAATTCGATCTCGATGTGGATCGCGGCAACACCGCGTTGAACTTCTTGCCCTGGATCCGGCAAGCGCAGCAGTCAGGGAAGGGACTCGGCGGCATGGTGATGGAGATCATGCGTCTACGTCGTGGGCAAGGAAAGTTGCAGCCCGATGAATACTTCATGTACGGAATGTACGACGACGCTCGCTTCACGGCCGAGTCGCGGAAAACGTTCCTGGGACAAGACAACTTGTTGGTACCCTCGCCATGGGCAAAGATCGCCGGTGACAAACCCACCCTGACGACTCTGTTGACCGGGATGGGATTGCCTGTTCCAGAAACGCAAGCCATCGTGCATCCGTTTCGCACATTCGCCAATGCGTTTGCCCTGCGAAATCCTGCCGACGTGGCGAACTTCCTCCGCAAGGATGCCCGTTACCCGATCTTTGGCAAGCCCTTTGACTCGGTGTGTAGCATGGGGACGGCAAAGATCGATCGTTACGATGCCGAGCACGATGCGGTGATCGTCAGCGGGGATAAAGTCGTCCCCGTGGATGCGTTTGCCAAAAAGATCAATGAACTCGGGCTGGCGTATCTGTTTCAAACACTGATGCTGCCGCATCCCGAGATCGCCAAGTTGATCGGTCCCTGCGTCAGTTCCGTGCGGATGTTTGTGATTTCCGATCGTGACGGTGCTGCATTGTTCCGCGCTGCATGGAAGATCCCCGCCAGCGTGAATCACGCGGACAATTTCTGGCGTGTCGGTAACATCCTGGCGGGTGTGGACATCGAAACCGGCAAGATCCTGCGGACAGTTGTGCGTACCGAAGATGGAACTGAACCGATTGCCGCTCACCCGATCACGGATGCGGTGTTTGACGGCATGGTGTTCCCCGAATGGGACGCGATGAAGCATCTGGTCATGCAGGCCGCGATCAACCTGCCCCACTGTCATTTCCAAGGCTGGGACGTTGCGTTGACGGATCGGGGACCGATCCTGGTGGAACTGGAGGGCGATGGTGGCAACCCGATCATGGAGCAACTGTGTTTCGATACGGGGTTGCTGCAAGGTCGATACCTGAAGGTCGTCGAGGAGTACAACGAACGCGAAAAGCAGTCGCAGAAACGCAATCGTTCGCGTGACGCCGCGGCTTTGCGGAAAAGTGTCGCTGCGTTGGCCGTTCCCTTTGAGACGCGTCGAACGAATGTTGACTCCAACGAGGATGCATCGAGCGAGTTGGACGATTCAACGGTGAAGACGACCTCCGCTCCCATCGTCATCCCGACAGGGACATCCATTCCGACCGACTCGAATGTAACGGTCTGA